The DNA region GGCAAAGCAGGACGACCCGGTTGTAGGGGTTGATAAGCACGATGTGCAGATACCCACGAGCAAGGGGTGGAAGACCCTGCCGAAGCTGCCCCACCCCTATGTGGGAAAGCTTGCAGACGGGCTGTCCAGTGATGTAACGGTAAACAACAAACCTGCCGCGGTGAAGGGGTCGAAGTCGGCCTTTTCCCCGGGCCACATTCCCATAGGAGGGGTGAAGTTCAAGAAGAACCCGAACAATGAGGGAGAGGTAACATCCGGCACCATTGGAAGTGTGAAGATCAACGGGAAGGAGGCGGCGGTGTTGGGAGCGAAGGTGAAGACCTGCACCGATCCGCAGCCGGCCGAGAACTGCAGCATCTTTGCCTTTGGGACGGCGGTGGCCATCCCGTTTATGCCGCCGGGCTTTGATCCCGAGCAGTACAGGCGGGATGGAGGGTTTGTGGTGAACACCACCCAGGTGGTGGCGCCCAGGGGGACGCCCAATGCCTTGAAGGATGAGCGGAGTATCTCCAGCCCCCAGTGGAGTGCTTCTACTGCCACGGTGGGAGAAGAGGTAACGCTCTCTGCGAATGTGGAGAGTCAGAACGGACTCAGAAGCCCGGTGTACTTCATGATCTACCCGGAAGGAGCCGACCCTGAGGTTGACCCGAAGATAGCAGAGCTGTCCACCGTGGTGGAGCGTGGCCGGGCGGAAGTTACCTGGAAGTACGTGTATGTGCCTGACCCGCAGAAGCCGCTGACCGAGAAGCCGAAGTTTTTCTTTGTGGCCTGGGCATTCAGGTGCGGCAAGCACCGGAGCGGGGTGATTGAGATGGGGCAGGATGTAAAGGCTACCGTCTGTGATGCACTGGGAAACCCTCTGGGTTCGGTTTCCTACACATTGATACAGCCCGACGGGAGTGAAACAGAGGGAACAACCGGGGATGATGGAATTGTTGAAGAGACTGGTCTGATTCCTGGACGCTACGAAATCGTCTTGAAGCAGGAGGAAGAAGATGAGTGACACACAATCCAGAGAAGAAGAAGAAGAGAAGGAAAAACCGATAGTCATTGAAATAGATATGAATAAACAAACCGGCGGCGAATATCACCTGACACTGGAGACCGGAAAACGATATACCATCGTCATGCGACGCCCCCGCTTCCGCTTATCCCGGTAATAGAAAAAAGGAGATAGAACTACCATGAGCATCACCTTTCCCTTTGAAAACAGGGCGGCACAGGCCCTTTCGAATAATCTTGGCTTTGGCGGAGGATTTTATCCTCTTGGAGAGAACAATCTCTGGCATGGCGGTGTGCACCTCCAAAGTGTTGTTGATCCCGAGACCCATCTTCTGCGGCCCATAAAAACGGCCTATCAGGGAGAGCTTGTTTGTTCCCGGTTTTCCGAAACCTATATAAGTCAGGATCTTCCCGAACGCCTTAGCGCGGACGAGGTCAGGAACCTGAATACCCGGGGCCGGGCTGTGGTTTTGCGTCACTACACGGAACGGGAAACTGGTGGACTCATCTTTTTTGAAAAGAATACGGGAACCATGTCTCCGGAAGATGAAGGTGAACTAAAAAGCACACTGAACCTCTATTACTCCAACAGCTTTGCCCTGGTCCGCCATCAGGCTCATACCCCCTTCGGGCAGGCGATTACTTTTTATACCCTGTACATGCATCTCAAACCCTATGGACTGCTTTCGGAAGAGGATACATCAAGGCTCTTTTATTTCCACAAAACCATTACCGCAGAGGCAGAATATGCAAGCCTCGGTCTGGCCCTGTATCAACATAAAAACGGCACCGGCATTCGGAAATACCTTCCCGAAGAAAGCTACCTTGAAGTCACAACCGATCCCCTTTGGCACCTTCCGGAAGAAAATACCACTCTTGCACAGGTGAGAAGCCGCTACCTGCCCCATCAGGGTATGGAAGGGTTTATCAACCTCAGCTATTGCACCCTTGTTGAAGAAGCAAGCTACAAGGCGGCGCGGGAGCTGGAGTTCTATCATCGGGACAGCGGAGAACTCATTGGGACCATTCCCGCAGATACCCTGCTCACCATTCCCGACCAGGAGACGTATGTTGAAGACCGGGACGATGAGCGGAGGCACCAAAAAGCAGCACGGCAAACAGGAAACAGGCATGTCTATCTCAGGGTTGCCTCGGGCGAGCTTGTCATCAGCCAGGAGATGGCCAGGCAAGGGGAACTTCGCTACTATCCCGCTAACAGGCCCTTTCGCAGAACCAGTGACGGACGCTATGTCATGACACAGGATGCCGACCTGTACAAGGACAGATGGGGCTTCTCTGCGAAGAAGCTTTACGAAGGTGATGAAATCGAAATAGTGGACACGCCGGACAGGGGGCTGCTCGGCATGCTTCACACAGAGGTACGGCTCAAGCTCGACGGAATAGTGGATGGTCTGGTCTACATCACAGAGGCGGATATCACCATAACACCGGCTGTCTACCAGGTGCAATCCCGCCTTCATGCTCGGGAAGGAGCCGCGGGAGAAATTGGTCGCGGGGACAAGACAGGTATCAGGGTCAGAAGGATTCCCGGCCGATACCGTGACGAGGAGCGGCGTATCTGCAACGAAGCCATTGATATTATCTCCAGAGGCGATCCTGTTTATTTTGAAGACCTGGACAGATTTCTGGACCTGCGCTTTGGAGAAAGCTCCTCTGCATATCTCAAGCTTGATCCTGCGTTTTATGATTACCCGGAGGGAGAAGCATATGTATATGTCGGGGCAGGCGAGGAGAACAGGGAGGAATATCAGGTAGCCTTCGATCTTACCCCGCCTGACTACGCAAAAGATGTTGAGCGCAACGGCGAGGTGGTTTTTTACGGAGATCCCATACCGATACCCTCTTCTGCAGTTCTGGGCTACGCCGGCGACATGCTTGAAGACAAAGACATTGTTCATTTTGAACTCTTCACCGACAATACCGATTTTCTCACCCCCATGAAAAAAGATGGCACGATTGAGGACAAACCGGTTTATCGAATAGAACCGGGAACAACAGGATTCAAAAGGTGTGCAGACATTGCCGTAAAGGCTCCCAGGGAGCACGCAATTCCCGGCCTCAGCTGCCTCGAAATCATTATGCATGATGGTGAGCGCCTTGGATCACTGCCGTTCAGCAATGCCCGAAGGGTGAGAAGGGCCTCGGGAACACCCATTGAGGCCTGGGTGCTCTGGGTACCGGAAACCTGGGACACCGCTATGAGGTGGGACGGCCATCGCTACAAAGGCCAGGCAGATACCCACATCAATGTCTTCACCTCCTGCCCAACCGAACAGGAGAAAGAGCCTGAGAGCGTGGAGGTGGTGATCTATGAGGATGAAACTTTCGAGCTCATAGCTACCAGTGCCACTATACCACAGGCCTTGAGCGGGCAGACTCAATCTGAATACGGCGATTACAGAAAATTCCGCTTCCACCGGGCACTGGAAGACGGGGAAACTTCCCAGACATTTTTTATCGACCTCACCGAGACAACCACCAAAGCCATTATTGAAAACAGGATTATCGAGCTGCAGGAAAATCTCACAGAAGTCTATGATGCAAACCCCGAACAGCATGATTTTTCCGAAGACGATACCAGGGAGATTACGCAGCAACACCACTTCGAGCGCATCAGGGATATCGCTCTGGATGTACATGACAATAGGTATGTGCTCATTGAAACGAGCCCCGACACCGAGGCATGGATTGCCGAAGATCTGTTTACCAGGGTCATCACCAGGCTCAACTATTTTAACTGGGGGGATTTCTTTCAGGAGTTCGATGATCCGAACAAGGACGGTATCATGGAGCTTGGAGAACTTCTGGCGAACGTCCTTCCTCCCGGGGTATCTGTTCCCGGCACGCTGGCCGAGGGCGGAGTGCTGGCTGCCCTGCGAAATGATGAGATACGGGAGGCTGCAAACAAACTGATTGTCAAACACAAAAGTGAATGGGATACTAAAAGTAATGATTACTTTAACGCGTTAAAAAGGCACCCTTACCGGCTTAGCGATCCTGAGGTTGAAGAGGTACGAGCCTTCAGCAGCAATCTTGATTTCTGGCAGGAGGCAGCAGCCGTCCTTCCTGCCTCCGACAACCTCACCTTTTTCCATCCCGTCACGTTCCTTACCCACCTTGAAAAGGTTACCCAGGTCGACTGGATCGAGTTCATTGAAGGGATGCAGTTGATTGATGATCAGTATTATGCCGGCAGGATAAGGGACAAGGAGATAAGGATATTGCATTCATATAATACCCGGGAATTAACACTTACCGGTCTCAGGTCGGAAGTCATAACAGAAGATGGAAAAACCCGGGGAGAAAACATGAAGATGGTATTGAATACCTGCCTCGACTTTCTCTTTGATCCTGAAGCTGATGATCTGAACAGTATTCAAATAAATTGCTTTTTTCAGACAGAGGGACGCTCCCGGGCTTCATCTCACAGGACAGGATTAGCCATTGATTTGGGAGGACCGGACTTTAAATTCAATGACCAAACGATACCTTTCGATAAAGAAAAGGCCTTACGCTATGCAAATATTCTGGGGCGCCTTGGGGTAAAGGCCATCCTCTTTAACTGTCAATACGTCATTGACAAGGCGGAATACAGAAATGTATATGGACATAAACAACACGAACACCATTTTCATCTTGACTTTCATTATTCATCATTTTCAAGTGCTTCCAGTAATTTCAACTGTTGGGGTAGGTATAAAAGTACAGATGGAGAATTGGAAAGATATTCTTGTTGTAATTATGAGAATTGTAACTATAAGCAAAAGAGGCCACTGCAGTCATGAAACTGTAACTATTTCCTCTTCCATATTTCAGGCGTAGACAGTTCTCCTTCCTCAACCATCTGCTTTAAAACAGGTGGCCAATGATCTATCAATAGCATTAATTCCAATTCATCATTTTCAAACGAAAGAACTCTATAGCGATATAGGGTCATTCCGCTACTTTTTCGATACTGAAACACATATTCTTTCTCATCGTAGGACCAGCTTCCTGTATAGATACCTCCAGCATCACCTGCCTTTACAACAAATTCTTCCTTGAAAATCAAGTAAGAATTATTGTTAAATTCTATCTCATCCGATGGCTCTAAATCCTCCGAATTATTCAGATAATAAGAAGAAACAACGCTCCATTCCCCGGGAACAATATCCACAAATTGCAAACCTTCGGGATGCTCGGGCGCCTGTATTTCGGGGTCTGCACGTTCTTCCTCAATGACTTCACCCTTGGCAGCCTGTGAAGCTCCTGCATCTGCTTCTTTCGATGCACCACAAGAGGGAAAGGAGAAAAGAACAACAACACTCAGGAAAGCCATTTTCACTTTTTCCATACATACTCCTTCAATACCTTTTTCTGTAGTATACAAAACCCCTCTTCTTTTGAGAAGCTTTTTCCCATCCGTCACGTTCCTTACCCACCTTGAAAAGGTTACCCAGGTCGACTGGATCGAGTTCATTGAAGGGATGACACAGATAGGGCAGACAACCACCTATAGAGGGCACATCAATAATAAAACGGTGTACATTGAAGAATACGAGCGAACACAAACCCTTGCGGCGCTGCGAAATCATGAAGCAGCGCCCCGTGGAACCACCTATGCCGAAAACATGAACATGGTACTGGACAATATCCGGAGTTTCCTCTACGACCCGGACGTCGATGACATAGAAGAAATCACCTTTACCTCCACCTATCGACCGGATAACGCATATTCCCATGGATCGGCTCTTGCAATGGATCTGAGTGGACGAAACTTTACCTTTAGCAATAACTCAAACCTGCCCTTTGACCGGGAAGCTGCTTTACGCTATGCAAATGTTTTGGGCCGGTATGAAGTGAAATCGATCCTCTTCAATTGTCAATATGTGAGGGATAATGTAGACAAAAAGAATGTTTTTGGACTCAAACAGCATGAACATCATTTTCATGTTGATTTTGGTGTTGAAAGCTTTTCCAATGATACCCAAAGATTTAACTGTTGGGGTTCCTATGTGCCTTTTGGAGCAACAGTTGAAAAAGGAGAAAGAAGATACAGATGCATCAATCATGCAAATTGTACATACAAAAATAAAAGAAAGTAGCCTACGGCAAACTGCTTAATCGGTCGCTTTTATCCATGTTTCTGGCTTGAGAGATTCTTTCGGAATTCTTTCTTGCCAGAATTTATCTAGATGATCTATTAATTCTTGTAACTTCATTTCATTTTGCTGATAAGAAAGCACCTTAAATCTATAAATCATACCATTTATTTCATACTGGAAAATATGTTCCATTTCATCATATGACCAGGATCCTTTGTATACTCCCCCCAGATCACCGTAATCAACAGTAAAATCTTTGTTAAATACTTGAAATCCTAAAGAATCAGCATCAGGGCTTTCAGCAGCTTCGCGCTCAAGTTCTTCTCGTTTTTCATCAGAAAGGACAACACTCCACTCCCCAGGAACAACATCTACAAATTGCAAACCTTCGGGATGCTCGGGCGCCTGTATTTCGGGATCTGAATTTCCTTCTTGAATAACTTCACCCTCTGTACCCCGTGAAGTTCCTGCATCTGCTTCTTTCGATGCTCCACAAGAGAGAAAGAAGAAAAGAACAACAACACTCAGGAAAGCCATTTTCACTTTTTCCATACATACTCCTTAAATACCTTTTTCTGTAGTATACAAAACCCCTCTTCTTTTGAGAAGCTTTTTCCCTCTTAGGAAAACAGAAAGATGATCTGGCTCTTGCCACTCTTAATCACCTTATCAGCAGTGTTTAGTTAGTTGCATTCATCTAAAATTTCAATAATGAAAATCATTTTATGCATGAAAACTACTGAACAAAATTAATCATTCGAGCTATACTCTGTATTAATAATAATTGATAAAAATAATGTAACGTAAAGGTACGACATTGATAAAATGTATTATCAAAAAATCGCAATTTTCCACGGACTAAAAGGGAAAGGGGCTATGCCCCCTTTACGGAGCATGCCGCTTCGTATTCACAAGACGCTTGAAGAACAAAGACGGCGCATTGAAGTTAAGCAAGTACCCAACAGGAAGATGCGACAACTTCAAATAATTGAACAGCTGCGATTCCATCCCGCTTGTTACCTGCCCTACCGCCTTCAGTTCCACAAGAATACGATCTTCAATAACAAGATCTGCACGAAAGGACCCAACAGATATCCCGCGATAGGAAACAGCAACCCCCTTCTGCCGTTCACAGACAAGCCCCTGAGCCTCAAGCTCTATGACAAACTATGCTGAGCCCGTTTGTCAAACAGTTTTGCAAACTATTTAAGGTGGAACCTACCGGTATAATCTGACTATGCAGCAGCTTTAAGCTCCTTTTCCTGGAATGATATATACATCTCTTCCG from Sediminispirochaeta bajacaliforniensis DSM 16054 includes:
- a CDS encoding GxxExxY protein; translation: MELEAQGLVCERQKGVAVSYRGISVGSFRADLVIEDRILVELKAVGQVTSGMESQLFNYLKLSHLPVGYLLNFNAPSLFFKRLVNTKRHAP